Proteins co-encoded in one Xanthomonas campestris pv. badrii genomic window:
- a CDS encoding STAS domain-containing protein, with the protein MVALQQRSIDAIRGQEPALLAAWLASNLGNDARLPRQELETQSAQFLHLLVAALKDDGSSLDSAEWSEVRRFLETLSRDRATRGFDSQETANFIFSLKRVLFALVQREYASAPDELGQQLWALSELLDRLGLYTVKTFQKTREDIIVRQQEEMLELSTPVVKLWEGVLALPMIGTLDSQRTQVVMESLLQRIVDTGSEIAIIDITGVPTVDTLVAQHLLKTVTAIRLMGADAIISGVRPQIAQTIVHLGLDLQGIVTKANLADALALALKRTGVTVSKAD; encoded by the coding sequence ATGGTGGCACTGCAGCAGCGCTCGATCGATGCGATTCGTGGCCAGGAGCCGGCCTTGCTGGCCGCCTGGCTCGCATCCAACCTAGGCAACGACGCGCGCCTGCCCCGGCAGGAGCTGGAAACCCAGAGCGCGCAATTCCTGCATCTGCTGGTGGCAGCGTTGAAGGACGATGGCAGCAGCCTGGACAGCGCCGAGTGGAGCGAGGTCCGCCGCTTCCTGGAAACCCTCTCGCGCGACCGCGCCACCCGCGGGTTCGATTCGCAGGAAACGGCCAACTTCATCTTCTCGCTCAAGCGCGTGCTGTTCGCGCTGGTGCAGCGCGAATACGCCAGTGCCCCGGACGAACTGGGCCAGCAGCTATGGGCGCTGTCCGAGCTGCTCGACCGCCTGGGCCTGTACACCGTCAAGACGTTCCAGAAGACCCGCGAAGACATCATCGTGCGCCAGCAGGAAGAGATGCTGGAGTTGTCCACGCCGGTGGTGAAGCTGTGGGAAGGCGTGTTGGCGCTGCCGATGATCGGCACGCTGGATTCGCAGCGCACCCAGGTGGTGATGGAATCGCTGCTGCAGCGCATCGTCGACACCGGCTCGGAGATCGCCATCATCGACATCACCGGCGTGCCCACCGTGGACACCCTGGTGGCGCAGCACCTGCTCAAGACCGTCACCGCGATCCGGCTGATGGGCGCCGATGCCATCATCAGCGGCGTGCGCCCGCAGATCGCGCAGACCATCGTGCATCTTGGGCTGGACCTGCAGGGCATCGTGACCAAGGCCAACCTGGCCGATGCGCTGGCGCTGGCGCTCAAGCGCACCGGTGTGACCGTGAGCAAGGCAGACTGA
- the radA gene encoding DNA repair protein RadA — MAKAKTAYVCGECGAEYTKWQGQCTECGVWNTLSEIVLESATPGGKASPAASRRSGWAGKAEAPKIMALKDVQQTEQARVSTGIGEFDRVLGGGLVEGAVVLIGGDPGIGKSTLLLQALASMAGTLPVLYVTGEESLAQVAGRAVRLDLPLEGLNALAETGIEHILQHASVARPKLIVADSVQTLWTESLTAAPGSVSQVRESAARLVRFAKETGTAVFLVGHVTKEGGIAGPRVLEHMVDAVLYFEGESGSRFRLLRAFKNRFGAVNELGVFAMGEKGLKEVSNPSAIFLSGGSTQQPGSCVMVTREGTRPLMVEVQALVDASPLSNPRRVAVGLEQNRLAMLLAVLHRHGGIVVGDQDVFVNVVGGIRVQETAADLPVLLAVLSSLRDRPLSEKTIAFGEVGLSGEIRPVPNGEDRLKEAATHGFKRAIVPRANAPKTASIKGMEIIAVERLSQALEAAAE, encoded by the coding sequence ATGGCGAAGGCGAAGACGGCCTATGTCTGCGGCGAGTGCGGCGCCGAGTACACCAAGTGGCAGGGGCAGTGCACCGAATGCGGGGTGTGGAATACGCTCAGCGAGATCGTGCTGGAAAGCGCGACCCCTGGCGGCAAGGCATCGCCGGCCGCCTCGCGGCGGAGTGGGTGGGCCGGCAAGGCCGAAGCGCCCAAGATCATGGCGCTCAAGGATGTGCAGCAGACCGAGCAGGCGCGCGTGTCCACCGGCATCGGCGAGTTCGACCGGGTATTGGGCGGCGGGTTGGTCGAGGGGGCGGTGGTGCTGATTGGCGGCGACCCTGGAATCGGCAAGTCGACCCTGCTGCTGCAGGCGCTGGCCAGCATGGCGGGCACGTTGCCGGTGCTCTACGTCACCGGCGAGGAGTCGTTGGCCCAGGTGGCCGGGCGCGCAGTGCGCCTGGATCTGCCGCTGGAAGGCTTGAATGCCCTGGCCGAAACCGGCATCGAACACATCCTGCAGCATGCAAGCGTGGCGCGGCCGAAGCTGATCGTGGCCGATTCGGTGCAGACGCTGTGGACCGAGTCGCTGACCGCAGCGCCAGGGTCGGTCAGCCAGGTGCGCGAGAGCGCGGCGCGGCTGGTGCGGTTTGCCAAGGAAACCGGCACGGCGGTGTTCCTGGTGGGCCATGTCACCAAGGAGGGCGGCATCGCCGGCCCCCGTGTGCTCGAACACATGGTCGATGCGGTGTTGTACTTCGAAGGCGAGAGCGGTAGCCGGTTCCGCCTGCTGCGCGCGTTCAAGAACCGCTTCGGCGCGGTCAACGAACTCGGCGTGTTCGCGATGGGCGAGAAGGGGCTCAAGGAGGTCTCCAACCCCTCGGCGATCTTCCTGTCCGGCGGCAGCACCCAGCAGCCGGGCAGCTGCGTGATGGTGACCCGCGAAGGCACCCGGCCGTTGATGGTGGAAGTGCAGGCGCTGGTGGATGCCTCGCCGTTGTCCAACCCGCGCCGGGTGGCGGTGGGACTGGAACAGAACCGGCTGGCGATGTTGCTGGCGGTGCTGCATCGTCATGGCGGCATCGTGGTCGGCGACCAGGACGTGTTCGTCAACGTGGTCGGCGGCATCCGTGTACAGGAGACCGCAGCCGACCTGCCGGTGCTGCTGGCGGTGCTGTCCTCGCTGCGCGACCGGCCGTTGTCCGAGAAGACCATTGCGTTTGGCGAAGTAGGGCTGAGCGGCGAGATCCGGCCGGTACCCAATGGCGAGGACCGCTTGAAGGAGGCCGCCACGCATGGCTTCAAGCGCGCGATCGTGCCCCGCGCCAATGCGCCGAAGACCGCCAGCATCAAGGGCATGGAGATCATCGCGGTGGAGCGGCTGAGTCAGGCGCTGGAGGCGGCAGCGGAATAA
- a CDS encoding ATP-binding protein, with translation MEVTVAGALTQVIRVEESTQVGQVRRDAVALALACGFDQDACGRVALVATELCTNLLNHAGGGQMQLCSVAGRDGPGVELCSLDHGPGFVLADCLPDGYSTGSTPGNGLGTVQRHATLLDAYSDATGAVVLARVYAAQETAADLPYGAIRLPLHSETVCGDAWQLCIDAQRTTVTVIDGLGHGPGAADAADAGARAAAVASGEPGERLARLHAAMSGTRGGAAAVMQFDGETGRVRFAGVGNIAATLCDGDGVRGMPSHPGIVGVQFRKAQPFDFPQAAGKLLVMHSDGLQSRWNLRDHPGVLSRHPRIIAAVLARGYARGRDDACVFVMRLGGLQ, from the coding sequence ATGGAAGTGACGGTTGCCGGCGCGCTCACCCAGGTGATCCGCGTCGAGGAGTCCACCCAGGTGGGGCAGGTGCGCCGCGACGCGGTGGCGCTGGCCCTGGCCTGCGGATTCGACCAAGACGCCTGCGGGCGCGTGGCGCTGGTGGCCACCGAGCTGTGCACCAACCTGCTCAACCATGCCGGCGGCGGGCAGATGCAGCTGTGCAGCGTGGCCGGCCGCGATGGCCCTGGCGTGGAATTGTGCTCGCTCGATCACGGCCCGGGCTTCGTCCTCGCCGACTGCCTGCCGGATGGCTATTCCACCGGCAGCACGCCCGGTAACGGGCTGGGTACCGTGCAGCGGCATGCCACGCTGCTGGATGCGTATTCGGACGCGACCGGGGCGGTGGTGCTGGCGCGCGTGTACGCCGCGCAGGAGACGGCGGCGGACCTGCCCTATGGCGCGATCCGCCTGCCGTTGCACAGCGAAACCGTCTGCGGCGACGCCTGGCAGCTGTGCATCGATGCGCAGCGCACCACCGTCACCGTGATCGATGGCCTGGGCCACGGGCCCGGCGCCGCCGATGCCGCCGATGCGGGTGCCCGCGCCGCCGCGGTGGCCAGCGGCGAGCCCGGCGAGCGTCTCGCACGGCTGCATGCCGCCATGTCCGGCACCCGTGGAGGCGCCGCGGCAGTGATGCAGTTCGACGGTGAAACCGGCCGGGTGCGCTTCGCCGGCGTGGGCAACATCGCCGCGACGCTGTGCGATGGCGACGGCGTGCGCGGCATGCCCTCGCATCCCGGCATCGTCGGGGTGCAGTTTCGCAAGGCGCAGCCCTTCGACTTTCCGCAGGCCGCCGGCAAGCTGTTGGTGATGCACAGCGACGGCCTGCAATCGCGCTGGAACCTGCGCGATCACCCGGGCGTGCTGTCGCGCCATCCACGCATCATTGCCGCGGTGCTGGCGCGCGGTTACGCACGCGGCCGCGACGATGCCTGCGTCTTCGTCATGCGCCTGGGAGGCCTGCAATGA
- a CDS encoding M61 family metallopeptidase, with amino-acid sequence MKLPTLLSVSLLAALSLPAAAQTVPPQDVPFDGTLKIDVDATDLAHRIFKVKTSMPAKPGPMTLLYPQWIPGNHSPTGPIDKLAGLVIKVDGKVVPWTRDQFDVYAFKVDVPQGATELTAEFKFLSPQAPTQGRVMMTPEMLNLQWNTTALYPAGYFARNIKAQASVTLPAGWSYATALETDRRVGDTVTFKPIDFDDLVDSPMFAGKHYKRVELSAGKQPVYLNVFADEAKSLEAKPEQIKAHAALVQQMDKLYGARHFDHYEFLLALTKKLGGIGLEHHRSSENSGVPTYFTEWDKSWTGRDLLAHEFNHSWNGKYRRGADLATPNFNVPMGDSLLWLYEGQTQFWGEVMAARSGLWTQDQARDMLAGVAAQYERGRPGMAWRTVQDTTNDPTMSMRRPKAYRNYQMSEDYYSGGQMMWLEVDSKLRALTNNKRSIDDFGKAFFGMKNGDWDVNPYTFDDIVSALNGIAPYDWASLLRERMNGHGSLNGGIEANGWKLVYTDEPNLVTKADEGEDKDVGLTYSLGLSLKASGDISDVLWDGPAFNAGLIAGNTIVAVNGRAFSAEVIKDAIKAAKGTTTPIELLVKRGDRYDTVRIDYHGGLLYPHLQRIAGKPDRLSELYKAR; translated from the coding sequence ATGAAACTGCCCACCTTGTTGTCCGTGTCGCTGCTGGCAGCGCTGTCCTTGCCCGCCGCGGCGCAAACCGTACCGCCGCAGGACGTACCATTCGATGGCACCTTGAAGATCGACGTGGATGCCACCGACCTGGCGCACCGCATCTTCAAGGTCAAGACCAGCATGCCGGCCAAGCCAGGCCCGATGACCTTGCTGTACCCGCAATGGATTCCGGGTAACCATTCGCCGACCGGACCGATCGACAAGCTCGCCGGGCTGGTGATCAAGGTCGACGGCAAGGTGGTGCCATGGACGCGCGACCAATTCGATGTCTATGCGTTCAAGGTGGACGTGCCGCAGGGCGCCACCGAGCTGACCGCCGAGTTCAAGTTCCTCTCGCCGCAGGCTCCCACCCAGGGCCGGGTGATGATGACCCCGGAGATGCTCAACCTGCAGTGGAATACCACCGCGCTGTACCCGGCCGGTTATTTCGCACGCAACATCAAGGCGCAGGCCAGCGTCACGCTGCCGGCAGGCTGGAGCTATGCCACCGCGCTGGAAACCGATCGCCGGGTGGGCGACACGGTCACTTTCAAACCGATCGACTTCGACGACCTGGTCGACTCGCCGATGTTCGCCGGCAAGCACTACAAGCGCGTGGAGTTGAGCGCCGGCAAACAGCCGGTCTATCTCAATGTGTTCGCCGACGAAGCCAAGTCGCTGGAGGCCAAGCCCGAGCAGATCAAGGCGCATGCGGCGCTGGTGCAGCAGATGGACAAACTGTACGGCGCGCGCCACTTCGACCATTACGAATTCCTGCTGGCGCTGACCAAGAAGCTGGGCGGCATCGGCCTGGAGCACCATCGCTCCAGCGAGAACAGCGGCGTGCCGACCTACTTCACCGAATGGGACAAGAGCTGGACAGGACGCGACCTGCTCGCGCATGAATTCAACCATTCCTGGAACGGCAAGTACCGCCGTGGCGCCGACCTGGCCACGCCCAATTTCAATGTGCCGATGGGCGACAGCCTGCTGTGGTTGTACGAAGGCCAGACCCAGTTCTGGGGCGAAGTGATGGCTGCGCGGTCCGGCCTGTGGACGCAGGATCAGGCGCGCGACATGCTGGCCGGCGTGGCGGCCCAGTACGAGCGTGGTCGTCCCGGCATGGCCTGGCGCACGGTGCAGGACACCACCAACGACCCGACCATGTCGATGCGCCGCCCGAAGGCGTACCGCAACTATCAGATGAGCGAGGACTACTATTCCGGTGGCCAGATGATGTGGCTGGAGGTGGACAGCAAGCTGCGCGCGCTGACCAACAACAAGCGCTCCATCGACGACTTCGGCAAGGCCTTCTTCGGCATGAAGAACGGCGATTGGGACGTCAACCCGTACACCTTCGACGACATCGTGAGCGCGCTCAACGGCATTGCACCATACGACTGGGCGAGCCTGTTGCGCGAGCGCATGAACGGGCACGGCTCGTTGAATGGCGGCATCGAGGCCAATGGCTGGAAGCTGGTTTACACCGACGAGCCGAACCTGGTCACCAAGGCCGATGAGGGCGAGGACAAGGACGTTGGCCTGACCTATTCGCTTGGCCTGTCGTTGAAAGCCTCGGGCGATATCAGCGATGTGCTATGGGACGGCCCCGCGTTCAACGCGGGCTTGATTGCCGGCAACACCATCGTGGCGGTGAACGGCCGCGCTTTCAGCGCAGAGGTGATCAAGGACGCCATCAAGGCGGCCAAGGGCACCACCACGCCGATCGAACTGCTGGTCAAGCGCGGCGACCGCTACGACACCGTGCGCATCGATTATCACGGCGGGCTGTTGTATCCGCATCTGCAACGCATCGCCGGCAAGCCCGATCGCTTGAGCGAGTTGTACAAAGCGCGCTAA
- a CDS encoding ATP-binding protein: MQDPISEATDASQIRRAGVDLNGLMSVLSKHLYSTPVVALRELVQNAHDSILRRRLEQPQWQGESRIHVQADPAQGIVRIVDTGAGLTQQEIHDYLATVGVGYTRGLRQGGHEDSGLIGMFGLGFLSAFVLARRVTVRTTSYQTPTLGHCYISSNAEHYTVSPIPARAQVGTEVVLELHDQYLALAQDGRLHEILARYCALLREPIWVGATTQPINPEPPPWRSHDAVPLHPVQAQRRQREFAARFERNFEPLCCMPVRADEGSDAVGLLWVQDGATYGTSDNRNLSVFLRGMLLDDNARELLPPWAGFIGGVIESNRLTPTASREDLQRDAVYSSVQHALSEALVQGLADVARQQPEAWRRILLRHNEALLGAALCDERLFELLLEHVRVPTSQGDLPAQQLPARGAVHVILDSDSGFEEMLFRAMGVPVAYGNRYAVVPFLRRWAQAKGVRLVELGTEHGNRQLFHLDSLPADELAWLEQHLGDGEALVPAHFSPAELPLVVVPDREAELKRRLEQDENDKRVSTAALRLARQFTARIEARQTQRLYLNLDNPALQALLAAQRDGNPQAAVAARLLRSLKVIIAAQGRAQPQPGGVESGGADLNKAFGDLAEAVGQLLAR; the protein is encoded by the coding sequence ATGCAAGATCCTATCTCCGAGGCGACGGACGCCTCACAGATCCGCCGCGCAGGCGTCGACCTCAATGGATTGATGTCCGTCCTGAGCAAGCATCTGTATTCCACGCCGGTGGTCGCATTGCGCGAGCTGGTGCAGAACGCGCACGACTCGATCCTGCGGCGCCGCCTGGAACAGCCGCAGTGGCAGGGTGAATCGCGCATCCACGTGCAGGCCGATCCGGCGCAAGGGATCGTGCGCATCGTCGATACCGGCGCCGGGCTCACCCAGCAGGAAATCCATGATTACCTGGCCACCGTGGGCGTGGGCTATACCCGCGGGCTGCGCCAGGGTGGGCACGAAGACAGCGGGCTGATCGGCATGTTCGGGCTGGGCTTCCTGTCGGCCTTCGTGCTGGCACGCCGTGTCACCGTGCGTACCACCTCCTACCAGACGCCGACCCTGGGCCACTGCTACATCTCCAGCAATGCCGAGCACTACACGGTGAGCCCGATACCGGCGCGTGCGCAGGTGGGCACCGAGGTGGTGCTGGAGCTGCACGACCAATACCTGGCATTGGCGCAGGACGGTCGCCTGCACGAGATCCTGGCGCGCTATTGCGCCTTGTTGCGCGAGCCGATCTGGGTTGGTGCCACTACGCAGCCGATCAATCCCGAACCGCCGCCGTGGCGCAGCCATGACGCAGTGCCGCTGCATCCGGTGCAGGCCCAGCGCCGGCAACGCGAGTTCGCTGCGCGCTTCGAGCGCAACTTCGAGCCCTTGTGCTGCATGCCGGTCCGCGCGGACGAGGGCAGCGATGCGGTGGGCCTGTTGTGGGTGCAGGACGGTGCCACCTACGGCACCAGCGATAACCGTAACCTATCGGTGTTTCTGCGCGGCATGCTGCTGGACGACAACGCGCGCGAATTGCTGCCGCCGTGGGCCGGTTTCATCGGCGGGGTGATCGAATCCAATCGTCTGACGCCGACGGCAAGCCGCGAGGACCTGCAGCGCGATGCGGTCTACAGCTCGGTGCAGCATGCGCTGTCCGAGGCCCTGGTGCAGGGGCTGGCGGATGTGGCGCGGCAGCAGCCGGAGGCGTGGCGGCGCATCCTGCTGCGGCATAACGAGGCCTTGCTGGGTGCGGCACTGTGCGACGAGCGCCTGTTCGAATTGCTGCTGGAACATGTGCGGGTGCCGACCTCGCAGGGCGACCTGCCGGCGCAGCAGTTGCCGGCGCGTGGCGCGGTGCACGTAATCCTGGACAGCGACAGCGGCTTCGAGGAGATGCTGTTCCGTGCCATGGGCGTGCCGGTGGCGTATGGCAACCGCTATGCGGTGGTGCCGTTTCTGCGCCGCTGGGCGCAGGCCAAGGGAGTGCGCCTGGTCGAGCTGGGAACCGAGCATGGCAACCGTCAGTTGTTCCATCTGGACAGCCTGCCGGCCGATGAACTGGCATGGCTGGAACAGCACCTGGGCGATGGCGAAGCGCTGGTGCCGGCACACTTCAGCCCTGCGGAATTGCCGCTGGTGGTGGTGCCCGATCGCGAGGCCGAGCTCAAGCGCCGGCTGGAACAGGACGAAAACGACAAGCGGGTGTCGACGGCTGCGTTGCGGCTGGCGCGGCAGTTCACCGCGCGCATCGAAGCGCGTCAGACCCAGCGGCTGTATCTCAATCTGGACAACCCCGCGCTGCAGGCCTTGCTGGCCGCGCAGCGCGATGGCAACCCGCAAGCCGCGGTCGCCGCGCGCTTGCTGCGCTCACTGAAGGTGATCATTGCGGCACAGGGGCGCGCGCAACCGCAGCCCGGTGGCGTCGAATCGGGTGGGGCCGATCTCAACAAGGCCTTCGGCGATCTTGCCGAAGCCGTGGGTCAACTGCTGGCGCGCTGA
- a CDS encoding ATP-binding protein translates to MSAGSQPVRTEQDVVLARQTVRKLVVQCGLRLVDQTKLVTAASELARNTVIYGGGGDMDWALVESGIRKGVQLTFRDEGPGIADLDLALTDGWTSGSGLGLGLSGSRRLVDDFVLDSAAGKGTRITVTKWK, encoded by the coding sequence ATGAGCGCCGGTTCGCAACCGGTCCGCACCGAGCAGGATGTGGTGCTGGCGCGGCAGACCGTGCGCAAGCTGGTGGTGCAATGCGGCTTGCGGCTGGTCGACCAGACCAAGCTGGTCACCGCGGCCAGCGAACTGGCGCGCAACACCGTGATCTACGGTGGTGGCGGCGACATGGACTGGGCGCTGGTCGAAAGCGGCATCCGCAAGGGCGTGCAGCTGACCTTTCGCGACGAAGGCCCGGGCATTGCCGACCTGGATCTGGCGCTCACCGACGGCTGGACCTCCGGCAGCGGCTTGGGGCTGGGCCTGTCCGGCAGCCGTCGGCTGGTGGACGATTTCGTGCTGGATAGTGCGGCCGGCAAGGGCACCCGTATCACCGTCACCAAATGGAAGTGA
- a CDS encoding winged helix-turn-helix transcriptional regulator has protein sequence MHGAPPPGKQGSAFLLTQDARLASQVNASLAPLGAQFAVFSDELELLRSLRHSPCELLIFDATCVASDDSSVLAWQRCHSGQPTPLIVLGRFDSPDDILAWYRAGAQEVLALPFNSHELQVRSALAISPVAHTCQESQHLSVGPYRLIREENTVYLDGKPIVLTAREFSIAWLLFSSPGVCFRRCQLAKAVWGSHTEFTDRTMEQHIYKLRKKLQLCNHNGAVRIRTVYSHGYKLELASQDKDPLIPGKSTGTGSSTAHHAAAC, from the coding sequence ATGCACGGCGCGCCTCCCCCCGGCAAGCAAGGATCGGCTTTCCTGTTGACGCAGGATGCGCGTCTGGCCTCGCAGGTCAATGCGAGCCTTGCCCCGCTGGGTGCACAGTTCGCGGTGTTTTCCGACGAACTCGAGCTGCTGCGCTCGTTGCGGCATTCGCCATGCGAATTGCTGATCTTCGATGCGACCTGTGTCGCCTCGGACGACAGCTCGGTGCTGGCCTGGCAGCGCTGCCACAGCGGCCAACCCACCCCGTTGATCGTGCTGGGACGCTTCGACAGTCCCGACGATATCCTGGCCTGGTACCGTGCCGGTGCCCAGGAAGTGTTGGCGCTCCCATTCAATTCGCATGAGCTGCAGGTGCGCTCGGCGCTGGCGATCTCGCCGGTGGCCCATACCTGCCAGGAATCACAACATCTCAGTGTGGGCCCGTATCGGCTGATCCGCGAAGAGAACACCGTCTATCTGGACGGCAAGCCGATTGTGCTGACGGCACGCGAGTTCTCGATTGCCTGGCTGCTGTTCTCCAGTCCCGGCGTCTGTTTCCGCCGCTGCCAGTTGGCCAAGGCCGTTTGGGGCAGCCATACCGAATTCACCGACCGCACGATGGAACAGCACATCTACAAGCTGCGCAAGAAATTGCAGCTGTGCAACCACAACGGAGCGGTCCGCATCAGGACCGTGTATTCGCACGGCTACAAGCTGGAACTCGCCTCGCAGGACAAGGACCCGCTGATACCGGGCAAGAGCACCGGCACCGGCTCAAGCACCGCCCATCATGCGGCTGCCTGCTAA
- a CDS encoding DUF805 domain-containing protein codes for MPASSVGWPLAIEMVSAVIVIVALALIVPSIAVTVRRLHDQNKSGWFYLISLVPYVGGFVVLVFMCLEGTPGPSQYGESPK; via the coding sequence GTGCCTGCATCGTCTGTCGGCTGGCCGCTCGCAATCGAGATGGTGAGCGCCGTCATCGTCATCGTCGCGCTGGCACTGATCGTGCCGAGCATCGCCGTGACCGTTCGCCGACTGCACGACCAGAACAAGTCCGGCTGGTTCTATCTGATCAGCCTGGTGCCTTACGTCGGTGGGTTTGTCGTGCTGGTTTTCATGTGCCTGGAAGGCACCCCCGGTCCGAGCCAGTATGGCGAGAGCCCGAAGTGA
- a CDS encoding helix-turn-helix transcriptional regulator yields MLVGAWPQGLQHLQQRRDGQGTPQGTDDEVTLLGASGDALLILEYQEEAEDAYRHALKAMRGHQRQLRLLSCRNTAWLMLSQRRLSAALNCFAQLAMDRDTPACLGGEGLLGKALTHFHLGQSTLALQTLERAHEVLSELESGASDWLRIATALRLDMLAQLRIRRADRMSDHVFWQATLRQEDAAHAFEPSELRACIADLAESMPVLAQRMRHVRNLLRIAGGDTFGFDAQIDALPAAANGCPPCARQDAQVELALAALAVGRADLAERALAGAGRHHAPRWNLEFEYCQAKISQALGRTEQALLLYNRYALGAVQCLRSEVQAPRLLESGTPAHVSDDISARLPAKYRRAYSYMITNAHRSDLSINEVAAQIGVTGRALQQAFKSATGLSPTQVLRRYRMQSIRDELLAEGGCGSVLQAASRWGVGSRSALAKGYRQHFNEAPMETLQR; encoded by the coding sequence ATGCTGGTTGGTGCCTGGCCGCAAGGTCTGCAACATCTTCAACAACGCCGTGACGGCCAGGGAACGCCCCAAGGGACCGACGATGAAGTCACCCTGCTGGGTGCCAGCGGCGATGCGTTGTTGATACTCGAGTACCAAGAAGAAGCCGAAGATGCCTACCGGCATGCCTTGAAGGCGATGCGCGGGCATCAGCGCCAGCTACGCCTGCTGTCGTGCCGCAATACCGCATGGCTGATGCTGAGCCAGCGTCGTTTAAGCGCCGCGTTGAACTGCTTTGCGCAGCTTGCAATGGACCGCGACACGCCGGCGTGCCTGGGTGGCGAAGGCTTGCTCGGCAAGGCCCTGACCCATTTCCATCTTGGCCAGAGCACCCTGGCGCTGCAAACGCTCGAGCGTGCCCACGAAGTGCTGTCGGAACTGGAAAGCGGCGCATCCGACTGGCTGCGGATCGCCACGGCGCTGCGCCTGGACATGCTCGCGCAGTTGCGCATCCGCCGCGCCGACCGCATGAGCGACCACGTGTTCTGGCAGGCCACGTTGCGCCAGGAAGACGCCGCCCATGCGTTCGAACCGAGCGAGTTGCGTGCCTGCATCGCCGATCTGGCCGAAAGCATGCCGGTGCTTGCGCAGCGGATGCGGCATGTCCGCAACCTGCTGCGGATTGCCGGCGGCGACACCTTTGGTTTCGACGCACAGATCGACGCCTTGCCGGCGGCGGCCAACGGTTGCCCGCCGTGCGCGCGGCAGGATGCGCAGGTGGAGCTGGCACTGGCCGCCCTGGCGGTGGGTCGGGCCGACCTGGCCGAGCGTGCCCTGGCCGGTGCCGGCCGGCATCATGCACCGCGCTGGAATCTGGAGTTCGAGTATTGCCAGGCCAAGATCAGCCAGGCGCTGGGGCGTACCGAACAGGCCTTGCTGCTGTACAACCGCTACGCGCTGGGTGCGGTGCAATGCCTGCGCAGCGAAGTGCAGGCGCCGCGCTTGCTGGAGAGCGGCACGCCGGCGCATGTCAGCGACGATATCTCCGCGCGCCTGCCGGCCAAGTACCGCCGTGCCTACAGCTACATGATCACCAATGCGCACCGCTCGGATCTGTCGATCAATGAGGTGGCCGCGCAGATCGGGGTGACAGGGCGTGCGTTGCAGCAGGCATTCAAGTCGGCCACCGGGTTGTCGCCGACCCAGGTGTTGCGGCGTTATCGCATGCAGAGCATCCGCGACGAACTGCTGGCCGAGGGCGGTTGCGGCAGCGTGCTGCAGGCGGCCAGCCGCTGGGGCGTTGGCAGCCGTTCAGCGCTCGCCAAGGGGTATCGCCAGCATTTCAATGAGGCGCCGATGGAAACCTTGCAGCGGTAG
- a CDS encoding STAS domain-containing protein, protein MERIPILRMGQLLLVTIQVDMHDQLALQLQEDLSEKISATSARGVLIDISALDIVDSFIGRMISTISGLAALMGAQTVVVGMQPAVAITLVELGLTLPSVRTALDVERGMRLLQQPDPQS, encoded by the coding sequence ATGGAGCGCATCCCGATCCTGCGCATGGGCCAGCTGCTGCTGGTCACCATCCAGGTGGACATGCACGACCAGCTGGCGCTGCAGCTGCAGGAAGACCTGTCGGAGAAGATCAGCGCCACCTCCGCGCGCGGCGTGCTGATCGATATTTCCGCACTGGATATCGTCGATTCGTTCATTGGCCGCATGATCAGCACCATCTCCGGGCTGGCGGCGCTGATGGGCGCCCAGACCGTGGTGGTGGGCATGCAGCCGGCGGTGGCGATCACCCTGGTCGAACTGGGGTTGACCCTGCCGTCGGTGCGCACCGCGCTCGATGTCGAACGCGGCATGCGCCTGCTGCAACAACCCGACCCGCAATCATGA